aagatgagatagaaaagcagggccacgatttttttgaaaaccacaacacacctttatacacagcagattaggtcatttacaatactagtctatattCACAAGTCTATAAAGGCAGAAGGGCTACAAGTCCTCTAAGCGTTCGAACCCTCAGCCGAAGACTCCGGGGTCTCCCGGGGACTCGGGTCCACCATTACACCACCGGGAGGGTCAGCTGTACCCTCGCCAAAAGCGATCTCTAACACCGACATAGGGATCTTGGACTCCAATAGGGGACCTTCTCCAAGTCCATCTCGCCCTCAACGATACCACGATCTAAATTGATGGGGTACCCTCCGGGGTAGACTCGCATCAACCCAGACAATGGATCTCACGAGTTTGTAGACCCAGACTCCTTGGCCCCTAGGAAGAGGAATCAGAGAGACTTGTTCGGTGACCTTCTGGGCTAGCTAAAAAGTTCAGGAggaaccgccatctaaggacttgaaaatattagcccacgacggggtgagacgatgtctcagcaaattcaccccctaaactccgactaggaaggaaatatgcctaaaGGCTGCTTATGCACATTCGCAAgatagatgacttaccttgccttagttccttcctacaagttagTACAGTTCATGATCTCAACCAAGAAACTCAAACAAATCAAACCatcgatcaatcaatcaatcagcTCAATTTGATACCAACAGTATTATCTATCCATTCAGTACCATATGTCAATCCCCTTGATACCACCACTGTTCACACAAGCTGCAATATATGGTCATAGCTTGCTCAAGCTGATAaatatatagatcgtgctcgcacaagctgataaaacgatcttagctcacaCGAGATGATAatgtatactgctctcacaagctgacatatcgagcttataggctgatatagtatattgctctcacaagctaacgTGCAAAAGGGCTTACACAAGCTGACAATTCACCACATTGAAAATACTTGATAAAATAGTCGTGTATGAGTATACGGTCAGCTTGAGCCAAAAAcacaatatatttcttttaaaaaattccactaattatatagtccacaaaaacattttcggtgttaaaaacTGACtctcggtattttctaattaaatatcgaaattccacacttttgggataaatacccaaaatttcaattcccaaCCAATTtacattttcgacacattggtgactctcagttgttgtgaaaatctcgagatttcaagtacgggcatagggtaccaaaatgatagaaaaatagatctagtgctgatcgacgaaaattttgcaatctggtgaatcacccacactttgatcacctatctcagtcgaatcaacctattTCTGATCTCTgatgatttttaactgtgccgtaatgacctctgcAGATTAATACGGTCGAGTAGtcaattcttggtcgaattctcaagtttattgcattaaaatcccttaacggcttcacctactagactagttatctcgtgagtgattagttcagagaatagaactataggcatgtcgatgaaaagcccgattcattcaattgaaagtaGAACCTGAAATTCATGATGTTACAGGTAGCACAAGCAAGTAGCTAAAATTTGTGGGTAAGGGGGCCGAAACTTCAGTTTTTAAACTTTTGGGCCTCCAAGTCACTTATAACCCCATTTTCATTGCCAAggctctctccatttttttttttaataaaaggaaattgtCGAATTGGTTTTTTCCCCCTAATTTAAAGAATCAAGATTAAGACATGCCAGtcttataaaaagaagaaaagctcaAGAATTACGAAAACATGAATAAGTGCAACATATATCATGAGTGAGTGCAACATACTATGTAGAGATTAACAGTCAACCAATGACATTTGGTGTAGCatatcataatgaaaatatacgTGATGAGTGCCGCATACAATTTACTACATAAACATCATTACATGCCAACATGATTAAACCtatatgaaaaatcaatttcattttgctaAATAACTAGCTTGAGCATCTTTAGGCTCCTTATCTTCTGCATTTACACATGTCTTCTCATCTTGAACTGGTAAGGAACTTTCGGTGGCTAGATTTTGCTCGTGCGTTTGTCCCCATAAGACACTGTAGAGGCCTGCTACTAGTATTATCTCACCAACTATGCTGATAAAGAAACCAAACATGAGGTCACATTAGTCACAATTAATTGAAAGCCGTGATAAGTGCACGTGTTTGTGATAAAACCTATATAAGCTCAAGAAgtccaaatcaaatcaaaagtaGCATACGATAATAATTGAAGAAGGCCAAAAGCTCGATTGTATTTCTTATTGTCATTAATCTTgtacttaaatttttatttttatttttattttttagacaGTTTCTAAATAGAATTCAAAGGGGATTTCCTTTCATGTAATCACAATGTAGAAGTGCTGTACGGGAGGGGGCTTGTCAGCACACGAAACTACGTAACCCGTGACCTGCTTCATTTAGTAGTGGAGATCAGCTTTGGCTCGAGGTTGCCAGTAGGGGAAGATAGGACGGTGTGGACGGCTGAAGTTCAGTAAATTCTCTTATCCTTACTGCTTTACTGATATTGCTGCATAACTTTGCTGATGCTTTAAGATAGTGTTGCATAACATCTTTAGTACTTCAGTTCTCGTCCTCTTCGTGATTTTTCGTTATCCCCCCAATTTCACCGCCCCGTTTTTGTCCACCACACTTTCATCTTAATCTTTAAGATCTACATTAAGGATCAAAAGGTCTAAACTTTATAATAAAGACTTAGTTCAATGAATTAAAAAAGGCTTGACTGTGCTGTACTGTGCAGGGATGGACATGGGCCTGGTAGGCTTGTCAAGCAAGTGCGATAGATTGCGTTTGATCTGGATCATAAATAGTCCAACAAAAATTAACCCTATTTTTTCTTGGAAATGTAAATTTCTTGACTcgtagtcttttttttttttttttaaagcatttttctccttaaattgttGCCTTTGAATAATGAGCAGCTCCATGGATTGACTCATTGAGTTAATGAAGGTGTCTGGGTATTGAGTTATGAATAAGGGTGTGGAGGTGGTGGTGAAAGTCTGGCTTGGGTCATTTATAAATAATGAAATGGGTTGGGGCTTTAGTTTTTGGTTAAACATAGACAGGTTTTGGGCTTTCTACAGATCAGGAAATGAGTTCCAAtggcaaagttttttttttttttttttttgaaaaaaaaagcattggACCCATCTGGCCTTGGTATGAcccatattttaaattttaagctGACCTATTTATGACCGACTTCCATAGCTTAAAATATAGGGGCCTGACTCAATGACAGCCCTAAGGCTTTGGGCTCATCTAATCCGAAAACCTATAGGTTTCATTTGTCCCAACAGGATTGGACAATGCACGTATTTAATGACATACGTGTATCACTGTACTATAATTCATATCAATTATTAGAGGTGATGCAATTTGAAATAGTATAGAATTTACCTGCCAAGATTCATGTTCTCACCAAAGAGAAACATGGAACCGATCATTGTCAGGATTGGACTCAAGGGTGTTGACATGCCTAGGAATACCGGTCCCTTCATTGCAATCACCCAAGATTGTAGGTAATGTGAGACTCCCGCGACCACAAATCCCTGATCACACATATTTATAAATACTATAATATAATATCAAAAGTATACACTTTGCACACAATTTGATtagcttaaaaaaaaatctattgcgATCTTGTCATATCACTCACTAAATTAGTTGTCATACTATAGTTTCTCTTATGACTAACAAAAATTTTTTAGTATTGAACCCCAAGGGCAACACTTCTACTTGGTGGGTTGATGctgatttttcaattcatgGTTCCGTATGTTCAATCTCTCAAGTTTTGCAAATCTGAAGAGTTGCTTGGTAGTGAGAAATTTCAAGACTTGCTTTTgggtaaaaaaggaaaaaggataaaGATCATTGCAAAATCATCCTCAACTTTGCTCTCCATGTCAAGTACCCCGATCGCACTTCAAAATCTACATTTTGCATCTTCCCAACCTATAAAGATCCATTTGGCTTTATGCACACCCAATCACACGCAAGCCCCTCTCCCTGGCTTCCCTTCCATTTATGTCTCCAAATACAACACCCTCGCCCTCGGCCGCCACCCGCGCCCCTCCATCCCTGCCTTTATCTGTGTCAAGATTGTTTGTAGCTCGCAACGGCAAGGCCACTCGAGTTTGGCCTAAGCCCATGGCTGGTGGTTGCTGAGGCCATGCGAAAATGGCTTTTCGCTCACGAGGGCTGCAGCCAGCTGCAAGCCTCTGCGACAGGCTCGCAAGCTGCACAAGGTCTATAGCAAAACTTGAGCATGATCGCCACGAATTCCACCTAGCCTTGAGCTGGTGCGGCAACGCTGTCGTTCTTGAATCGAAGGTCGGTGACGACCTTTGAAGGAGCAACAATTGCACGCGGTGGAGAGTGGGAGACCTAGTGGTGGGTGTGTCGGACTAAGTAAGCCTCTTGGGTGAGAGGAAAGAGTGTGGGTGGCTATTGGGTTTTTTGAAGGTGGGGTAATATGGGAAATTAAGTAGCAATTTGGTATACTATATGCGGGTGAAAATGCAGCTTAAAATCCACTGTGAAAAATGAGAATTCTAATTGTAGGATTTGGAATGTAACTAGGGTTTTTGGTATGAGAAGTGAAGTTGAAgatgtttttgttattttcctcaaaaaagGATGCAACTTTTCAAACTTTATGGTAACTTTAGATTTGACAAttatgagaagaaaaataatggacTTGAATAACCCATTCACTATGATTTTCCCTATGATCATTACTTAACCTATACTTTTCTAAGTCCTTGTAAATATTACCCCACTTTTTTTCTGGTGGAAAATATTACCCCACTTTAGCAGGTTCAATTCTAAATTTCGAAAGTGGGGATTGTTGTTTTCTTACACAGTAAAGGACCGCAAGTAGTCTGACATTCCTTAATGGACTTGAATAACCCATTCACTATGATTTTCCCTATGATCATTACTTAACCTATACTTTTCTAAGTCCTTGTAAATATtaccccactttttttttctggtggaAAGTATTACCCCACTTTAGCAGGTTCAATTCTAAATTTCGAAAGTGGGGATTGTTGTTTTCTTACACAGTAAAGGACCGCAAGTAGTCTGACATTCCAAGCAAGCTTCCACTCAGAGAGGTCTCTTTCCACAGTAATTGCCACAAGAAATGACTGAACTGTGCTTGATAGACACTGAAGACTTGTGAAGTGAAGCTTTGATGGATAGGTTTCCAAGACTCCTGCCTgcttatataaaaataaagaagttggaTTCCAAGATGCGTCGAGGAAGACGTGGATTCCAGAATTGTTCACTGTGATTTGTGATCTAATTTACTCATGAGTGCAGTTCAGCACTAAAAGAATCAACACCCAAAAGGAATGCACTCATGAATAAAATATGACGAAATGATTTTTGCAATTGTTAACAActttaatttatgatttaaagTTCCTACAACCTAGAAGACAAAATTAGTGTTTCATCTAACATACTCATACTAGTAAGTGCATCTCAAAGTTTACAATTAATAAACTAGAAATAATATCTAACCAATAGCTATAATGTATAAATTTATACCATGGTTCTAATTCTGTTTTGCCTGGCACCCAATCGATACTGTATTACTTAACCATAAGCATTGTCTGCTGTCTCTCTAGGTGCTTTTATTATATGATTATTCTTAGGACCACGATCAGTGTCCAAAAAAGACTTCTATATTCACAATTGGAGGTTGACATGTGTTTTTGGAGTTAGTTTTGTAACTAAATCTTCCATGTGTCCACCATCCAATAGTGAGTGTAAATTatttcttgatttatttttctattgtttattATCCTGTGAATGAACAGCTTTTTTAGCAAGATGCGATATTAGTACCTATACAAGGTAATAGAGAATTGAAACTTGCGGATATAGAAAATATCCAACCTAAAAGTCGCTTTTAAGGGAGAGTGCACATATGTAAGAGGCTAGTACAAACCTCTTATGCAAAACTTTTTGGATACTCTAATTACTCATTTCACATCAACATATGTATATATCTATATAGTCGAAGTTGTTCAAGCCAATCTAGACCacggtctttttctttttgttctttcccCTTGTGATCTTCCTAGCAAGATGTATTAGCCATTCAAGAGATCACGAAATATTTCACATAAATGCATCTTATCATGAGCAGTATTTTGAGCTTACTAAGATTGAtcttcaaaattgaattattaaatGATGTGTCAACAATTAATACTAGTTCGAAAAATCTTTAGTAAATCAATGTTGTAAATCAGTCTTAATAAATCCTTAGTTACTCCTTTGCGATATTTGGCATGGTCAATGATAAGTTGGGGATACCTGGAGAACAAACGCTAAGCCCCAGGAGGAGACCGCAAGGAACGAGAGGAAGCAACCTACGATCCATTTTGTGCTTCCAGTGGATGAATCATGGTGTTGGAGTTGGTTTTGGGCAGAGTGGAGGGCAAAAGGAGGCTTTAGAATTGGTCCATTGAAAAACGCAAGGGTGGCCCCTCCTACAATGCAAATTGTTATTCCTCCAAGCTTCGCAACTCCTGCTATTTCCCTTACGTTCACTTTCTCCCTCCTGACAAAGTAGTGCTAAAAGTTACAAAGCATTTTGAGTCCACTGTAATGGTTTTGCATTAGGATTTTGAATAATCTAATAAACCTTTATATAGAGTTCCGTGCAATGTGAGAAGAGTAAGAG
Above is a window of Eucalyptus grandis isolate ANBG69807.140 chromosome 9, ASM1654582v1, whole genome shotgun sequence DNA encoding:
- the LOC104418161 gene encoding WAT1-related protein At5g64700 isoform X1 translates to MNLYGIALLYTSASLAATATNCVPVTTFFFAVLLGREKVNVREIAGVAKLGGITICIVGGATLAFFNGPILKPPFALHSAQNQLQHHDSSTGSTKWIVGCFLSFLAVSSWGLAFVLQAGVLETYPSKLHFTSLQCLSSTVQSFLVAITVERDLSEWKLAWNVRLLAVLYCGFVVAGVSHYLQSWVIAMKGPVFLGMSTPLSPILTMIGSMFLFGENMNLGSIVGEIILVAGLYSVLWGQTHEQNLATESSLPVQDEKTCVNAEDKEPKDAQASYLAK
- the LOC104418161 gene encoding WAT1-related protein At5g64700 isoform X2, whose product is MNLYGIALLYTSASLAATATNCVPVTTFFFAVLLGREKVNVREIAGVAKLGGITICIVGGATLAFFNGPILKPPFALHSAQNQLQHHDSSTGSTKWIVGCFLSFLAVSSWGLAFVLQAGVLETYPSKLHFTSLQCLSSTVQSFLVAITVERDLSEWKLAWNVRLLAVLYCGFVVAGVSHYLQSWVIAMKGPVFLGMSTPLSPILTMIGSMFLFGENMNLGRS